Proteins from a single region of Chryseobacterium scophthalmum:
- a CDS encoding HNH endonuclease, with product MACSRGKANPDNFTKVKLFANSGGYCQRPECNEPLFKTFKEKEIHIAEIAHIISVNKGARKDDSLTDIEKGDYDNLILLCPNCHTIIDKNEDDFPKQLINTWKRNHEESISKIFGIKKFDDRTSVKLIITPLFEENKTVFELYGPETEERFNPESEMPEIWLEKIRTILIPNNRKLLNIIEINSHLLTESEKEIFQNFQQHVKDFEAKHIFNTISTGIRFPQEIKTVYV from the coding sequence ATGGCATGTTCAAGAGGAAAAGCAAATCCTGACAATTTTACAAAAGTTAAACTTTTTGCTAATTCAGGAGGTTATTGTCAAAGACCAGAATGTAATGAACCTTTATTTAAAACTTTTAAGGAAAAAGAAATTCATATTGCAGAAATCGCACATATAATAAGTGTAAATAAAGGCGCTAGAAAAGATGATAGTTTAACTGATATCGAAAAAGGAGATTATGATAATTTAATTCTATTGTGTCCAAATTGTCACACTATTATCGATAAGAACGAAGATGATTTTCCAAAACAACTTATAAATACATGGAAGAGAAACCATGAAGAAAGTATTTCTAAAATTTTCGGGATAAAAAAATTTGACGATAGAACTTCAGTTAAATTAATTATTACTCCATTATTCGAAGAAAACAAGACGGTTTTTGAGCTTTATGGTCCTGAAACAGAAGAACGATTTAATCCAGAAAGCGAAATGCCTGAAATTTGGTTAGAAAAAATTAGAACTATTTTAATTCCTAATAATAGAAAGCTATTAAATATTATTGAAATAAATAGTCATTTATTGACAGAATCCGAAAAAGAAATTTTTCAAAATTTCCAACAACATGTTAAGGATTTTGAAGCAAAACATATATTTAATACAATATCAACTGGTATTAGATTTCCTCAAGAAATAAAAACTGTTTATGTATAG
- a CDS encoding APC family permease — translation MNQLFRRKTYSETDTSTNLLRVLGTWDIVFFGIAAIIGAGSFSSLGEAVFRGGPGVILLYLICGFACGFTALCYAEFASRIPTAGSAYTYAYASFGELIAWVIGWALIMEYSFGNIYVAFSWSDYFTSFLERLGMHIPDYLTCSYTEAKKAFTNGSENKELINAWVNAPLLGSLKFIVDIPALVINGLITWLCYRGVKESKNFNNSLVILKLAVIVLVILVGFSYINTENWTPVSIEGTPSFMPNGFAGVMSAVSGVFFAYIGFDALSVLSEETKDPQKTLPKGMIISLVLCTVIYIALTLVLTGMVDYRKFDGIGDPLSFIFEKTNANVAWMELTVSFVAIVAITTVLLVFQMGQPRIWYAMSRDGLMPKKFQDVHPKYKTPSFATIITGIVVGVPIIFTDKSFILDFTSIGTIFAFVLVCAGVLMLPPKEKLKGRFHLPYINGKIIFPVIFIGSLVGFHYFQPDFFDHLMEWSDPKEGEFKASIFFFIIINLGLCVLTFIKNLSLIPLIGLSSCLYLLTGMSHENWFYFGIWFAIGLIIYFCYGYKNSKLRKEA, via the coding sequence ATGAATCAACTTTTCAGAAGGAAAACCTATTCAGAGACAGACACATCCACTAATCTTTTAAGAGTTCTCGGAACTTGGGACATTGTTTTTTTTGGTATTGCAGCTATTATTGGAGCAGGAAGTTTCAGTAGTTTGGGCGAAGCCGTTTTCAGAGGCGGTCCCGGTGTGATTCTTCTTTATTTAATTTGTGGTTTTGCCTGTGGTTTTACTGCTTTATGCTACGCTGAATTTGCAAGTAGAATTCCAACGGCGGGTTCTGCTTATACCTATGCTTACGCCAGTTTTGGAGAATTGATTGCATGGGTAATCGGTTGGGCTTTGATTATGGAATATTCTTTCGGAAATATTTACGTTGCCTTTTCCTGGTCAGATTATTTCACCAGTTTTCTAGAACGTCTTGGAATGCACATTCCTGATTATCTGACTTGCAGTTATACCGAAGCTAAAAAAGCTTTTACAAACGGTTCTGAAAATAAAGAATTGATTAACGCATGGGTAAATGCACCATTATTGGGAAGTTTAAAATTCATCGTCGATATTCCTGCATTGGTTATTAACGGGTTGATTACATGGTTGTGTTACCGTGGAGTGAAAGAAAGTAAAAATTTCAACAATTCTTTAGTTATATTAAAACTTGCTGTAATCGTTTTGGTTATTTTGGTTGGTTTTTCTTACATCAATACTGAAAACTGGACACCTGTAAGTATAGAAGGAACTCCTTCTTTTATGCCAAATGGTTTTGCGGGAGTAATGAGCGCTGTTTCAGGAGTTTTCTTTGCCTACATTGGATTTGACGCATTGAGCGTACTTTCTGAAGAAACAAAAGACCCACAAAAAACCTTACCAAAAGGGATGATTATTTCTTTGGTTCTTTGTACTGTAATTTATATCGCACTGACTTTAGTCTTAACCGGAATGGTAGATTACAGAAAATTTGACGGCATCGGAGATCCGTTATCATTCATCTTTGAAAAAACAAATGCCAATGTTGCATGGATGGAATTAACGGTTTCCTTCGTGGCAATTGTGGCAATCACTACTGTTTTATTGGTTTTCCAAATGGGACAACCTAGAATCTGGTACGCAATGAGCCGTGACGGATTGATGCCGAAAAAGTTTCAGGATGTGCACCCAAAATATAAAACACCTTCGTTTGCAACGATTATTACCGGTATTGTAGTAGGAGTTCCTATTATTTTTACCGACAAAAGTTTCATCTTAGATTTTACAAGTATCGGAACTATTTTCGCATTTGTATTAGTTTGTGCAGGAGTTTTGATGCTTCCGCCAAAAGAAAAACTTAAAGGACGTTTTCACCTTCCTTATATTAACGGAAAAATTATTTTCCCTGTTATTTTTATTGGTTCATTGGTAGGATTCCATTATTTCCAGCCTGATTTTTTTGATCATTTAATGGAATGGTCTGATCCTAAAGAAGGTGAATTCAAAGCTTCGATTTTCTTCTTTATCATAATTAATCTTGGGCTTTGTGTCTTGACATTTATTAAAAATCTATCTCTAATTCCATTGATTGGTTTAAGCTCTTGCTTATATCTTCTTACCGGAATGAGCCATGAAAACTGGTTTTATTTCGGAATATGGTTTGCCATTGGTTTGATTATTTATTTTTGCTACGGATATAAAAACAGTAAGCTGAGAAAAGAAGCATAA
- a CDS encoding MepB family protein has product MTTLLEKLQELLFSNLGLVISNTHQEQESKEYFGCNFQLNSFQIKFRKAKVTPTKVGQFVTLWKRNSISKETEPFTSEDTSDLYLILTEISENFGFFLFTKEVLIKNQILSTNFKDGKRGFRVYPNWDIPQNKQATKTQNWQAQFFINFADENYVEKFESILKSEAQ; this is encoded by the coding sequence ATGACTACCCTACTCGAGAAGCTTCAAGAATTACTTTTTTCAAATCTCGGCTTAGTCATTTCCAATACACACCAAGAGCAAGAATCCAAAGAATATTTTGGATGCAATTTTCAGCTCAATTCCTTTCAAATTAAATTCAGAAAAGCCAAAGTAACACCGACAAAAGTTGGTCAGTTCGTCACTTTATGGAAAAGAAATTCTATTTCTAAAGAAACAGAGCCTTTTACTTCTGAGGACACTTCCGATCTTTATTTAATTCTAACTGAAATCTCTGAGAATTTCGGGTTTTTCCTTTTTACGAAAGAAGTTTTAATTAAAAATCAAATTCTCAGTACAAATTTCAAAGACGGAAAACGGGGTTTCAGGGTCTATCCGAACTGGGATATTCCACAAAATAAACAGGCAACGAAAACTCAAAACTGGCAAGCTCAATTTTTTATCAACTTTGCTGATGAAAATTATGTTGAGAAGTTTGAATCTATTTTAAAATCTGAAGCTCAGTAA
- a CDS encoding LytR/AlgR family response regulator transcription factor has translation MNCIIVDDESLAKAEMQSLILEVSKINILGTFSNAPAALEFLKTNVVDLIFLDIEMPLVTGLEFAKMLPKECLVIFTTAYSQYALKSYELDAIDYLLKPIEKPRLEKAIGKAILYHQLLSQGTVKNTVESNTKEFLFIKADRRFYKLNFDEIKFIEGLKDYVVIHTKTQKLITAMNLKTIHQKLPAEIFSRVSKSFVVNLNVIDSFDNHNIYIDESEIPLGEVYRSDFFTAYSGGSLNLEV, from the coding sequence ATGAACTGTATTATTGTAGATGATGAGTCTTTGGCAAAAGCAGAAATGCAGTCGTTAATCCTTGAAGTTTCAAAGATCAATATTTTGGGAACATTTTCGAATGCTCCTGCAGCGTTAGAATTTTTGAAAACGAATGTTGTCGATCTTATTTTTCTCGACATAGAAATGCCTCTCGTTACTGGTTTAGAATTTGCGAAAATGCTTCCCAAAGAATGTCTGGTTATTTTCACAACAGCATATTCTCAGTATGCTTTGAAAAGTTATGAGCTCGATGCGATCGATTATTTGTTAAAACCTATAGAAAAACCACGTCTGGAAAAAGCGATTGGAAAAGCAATACTTTATCATCAATTACTTTCACAAGGAACGGTGAAAAATACGGTTGAATCGAATACCAAAGAGTTTCTGTTCATTAAAGCTGACAGAAGGTTTTATAAGCTCAATTTTGATGAGATCAAATTTATCGAGGGTTTGAAAGATTATGTAGTGATTCACACCAAAACTCAAAAACTGATCACAGCTATGAATCTTAAGACCATTCATCAAAAACTTCCGGCAGAAATTTTCTCTAGAGTAAGCAAATCTTTTGTGGTTAATTTAAATGTAATCGATTCTTTTGATAATCATAATATTTACATCGACGAATCTGAAATTCCTTTGGGTGAAGTTTACAGATCTGATTTTTTTACTGCTTATTCCGGAGGTTCACTGAATTTGGAGGTCTAA
- a CDS encoding DUF4377 domain-containing protein: MKNAKLFLKGTLLVSSLFVLSQCKPMPNSTADNEKTFIVGPETADCTGVAPMKCLQVKEKASDSWQNFYTNIEGFTYEPGYEYVLKVKTEKIENPPMDASSIKYTLIKQVSKTKK; the protein is encoded by the coding sequence ATGAAAAATGCGAAACTCTTCCTAAAAGGAACATTACTAGTATCGTCTTTATTTGTTTTATCACAATGTAAGCCGATGCCCAACTCAACAGCAGACAATGAAAAAACTTTCATTGTAGGTCCTGAAACAGCAGATTGCACAGGAGTTGCTCCTATGAAATGTCTTCAGGTAAAAGAAAAAGCATCTGATAGCTGGCAAAATTTCTACACCAACATTGAAGGTTTCACTTACGAACCAGGATATGAATATGTTTTAAAAGTAAAAACAGAGAAAATTGAAAATCCGCCAATGGACGCATCTTCAATTAAATACACTTTAATAAAGCAGGTTTCTAAAACCAAGAAATAA
- a CDS encoding SPFH domain-containing protein, which produces MVYVGILVFFGLVTLFASFFTVKQESAAVVERLGKFLKVSHAGLHLKIPFLDQISKRLNLRIQQLDVIIDTKTLDNVFIKMKVSVQYQVIRENVKDAYYRLENPENQITSYVFDVVRAEVPKTKLDDVFVRKDDIAIAVKSELQEAMQSYGYDIIKALVTDIDPDEQVKHAMNRINAAEREKTAAEYESEAQRIRIVAVAKAEAESKKLQGQGIADQRREIAKGLEESVKMLNAANINAQEASALIVVTQHYDTLQSIGANNRSNLVLLPNSPTAASSMLNDLVVSMAATQKMEEYSKAQLPNPPQNRGHQE; this is translated from the coding sequence ATGGTGTATGTAGGTATTTTGGTCTTTTTTGGACTTGTCACATTATTCGCTTCTTTCTTTACAGTAAAGCAGGAATCTGCGGCTGTTGTAGAAAGATTAGGGAAATTTTTAAAAGTGAGCCACGCCGGTTTGCATTTGAAAATTCCATTTCTGGATCAGATTTCAAAACGTCTGAATCTTAGAATTCAACAGTTGGATGTTATTATTGATACTAAAACATTAGATAATGTTTTTATCAAAATGAAAGTTTCTGTACAATATCAGGTCATCAGAGAAAATGTAAAAGATGCATATTATCGTTTAGAAAATCCTGAAAATCAGATTACATCTTATGTTTTCGATGTGGTCCGTGCAGAAGTTCCAAAAACGAAATTAGACGATGTTTTTGTAAGAAAAGATGATATTGCAATTGCTGTAAAAAGTGAATTACAGGAAGCGATGCAAAGTTATGGTTATGATATTATCAAAGCTTTGGTAACCGATATCGATCCGGATGAACAGGTAAAACACGCGATGAACAGAATCAACGCTGCTGAACGTGAAAAAACTGCTGCTGAATATGAATCTGAAGCACAAAGAATCAGAATTGTTGCCGTAGCAAAAGCTGAAGCAGAATCTAAAAAACTTCAGGGACAAGGTATTGCAGACCAAAGAAGAGAAATCGCAAAAGGTCTGGAAGAATCTGTAAAAATGCTGAATGCAGCCAATATCAACGCACAGGAAGCTTCTGCATTGATCGTAGTTACCCAACATTACGACACCTTACAGTCGATTGGTGCGAATAATAGAAGTAATTTGGTTTTATTACCAAATTCTCCGACAGCAGCGAGCTCTATGCTGAATGATCTGGTCGTCTCTATGGCGGCAACCCAAAAAATGGAAGAATATTCTAAAGCTCAATTGCCTAATCCTCCTCAAAATAGAGGACATCAGGAATAA
- a CDS encoding AAA family ATPase — translation MNLYNLIIQDKEAVTLDEVYLEPQNKEQFVQLIKEHTYIKELQEYGLPVNNKILLEGSSGCGKTMTAKAIANALGKSIIILNLSNIVSSRIGETSQNIKMIFDKAARERSVLFLDELDQIGKARGSDDKDVGEMRRLVNTLIQLIDYYPENALLLCATNHAEIIDTAIIRRFQLKINYKMPSKDFLDEYYDHLLSQFPEELRNIERKYEISFAEAKDYTFTVVKGNLIEKLEAKNSILL, via the coding sequence ATGAATCTGTACAATCTCATTATTCAGGATAAAGAAGCTGTAACGCTGGATGAAGTTTATCTTGAGCCTCAAAATAAGGAACAATTTGTACAGCTCATCAAAGAACATACTTACATCAAAGAACTTCAGGAATATGGTCTTCCCGTCAATAATAAAATACTTCTGGAAGGAAGTTCAGGTTGCGGAAAAACAATGACCGCAAAGGCGATCGCCAATGCTTTAGGAAAAAGTATTATCATCTTAAATTTGAGCAACATTGTTTCATCAAGAATCGGGGAAACTTCCCAAAACATCAAAATGATCTTCGACAAGGCTGCAAGAGAAAGATCAGTTCTTTTTCTCGACGAACTCGACCAAATCGGAAAAGCCCGTGGAAGTGATGATAAAGATGTAGGTGAAATGCGAAGACTCGTTAATACTTTAATTCAGCTAATCGACTATTATCCCGAAAATGCGCTTTTATTGTGCGCTACCAATCACGCTGAAATTATTGACACTGCTATTATCAGACGTTTTCAGTTAAAAATAAATTACAAAATGCCTTCAAAAGATTTTCTTGATGAATATTACGATCATCTTTTATCCCAATTTCCTGAAGAATTGAGGAATATTGAAAGAAAATATGAGATCTCGTTTGCAGAAGCGAAAGATTATACTTTTACGGTGGTGAAAGGGAATTTAATTGAAAAGTTGGAAGCTAAAAACTCAATACTTCTATAA
- a CDS encoding class I SAM-dependent methyltransferase has translation MTDNKWLDRWNERYSNDEFAYGTQPNNYLKEQLQKLETGSILFPAEGEGRNGVFAAQLGWNVSAFDISAEGKNKALQLAENNNVEIDYQVGELQNLNFQKEQFDVIALIYAHFPADIKSSIHKMLDTYLRKGGYIIFEAFSKKHLDLVLKNEKVGGPKDIESLFSIDEMKSDFPEYEIIELVETEIELNEGVFHNGTGSVIRFLGKKK, from the coding sequence ATGACCGACAACAAATGGCTTGACCGTTGGAATGAAAGATACAGCAATGATGAATTTGCTTATGGAACACAACCCAACAATTATTTAAAAGAGCAACTGCAAAAACTGGAAACAGGCTCTATTCTTTTTCCTGCAGAAGGTGAAGGACGAAATGGCGTTTTTGCCGCTCAACTCGGATGGAATGTTTCTGCTTTTGACATCAGTGCTGAAGGAAAAAATAAAGCGTTGCAACTTGCAGAAAACAACAATGTAGAAATTGATTATCAGGTTGGCGAATTGCAAAATTTGAACTTCCAGAAAGAACAGTTTGATGTCATTGCTTTAATTTATGCTCATTTTCCTGCAGATATTAAATCCTCGATCCATAAAATGTTAGATACCTATTTGCGTAAAGGAGGTTATATTATTTTTGAAGCTTTCAGCAAAAAACATTTAGATCTTGTGTTAAAAAACGAAAAAGTTGGCGGTCCGAAAGATATTGAGTCTCTATTCTCAATTGATGAAATGAAATCTGATTTTCCGGAATATGAAATTATTGAATTGGTGGAAACAGAAATAGAACTTAATGAAGGTGTTTTTCATAATGGTACAGGTTCGGTGATTCGATTTTTAGGAAAGAAAAAATAG
- a CDS encoding endonuclease, producing MPEGPTIVLMKEDLQKFVGEKVIEADGSEIPETPEVKGEILREIKTFGKQTYLIFDTIIFKIHLLMFGSYSLYKRKDIDTLRLGLTFKDGGMYFYTCSVKIVDESFLKKIDWEADVMSNKWNPEKTEKVLKENPKMMICDALMNQDIFSGVGNIIKNEALFRVGIHPESLIGNLPPKKLKEIISEARNYSFDFKKWKKANILSKHFQIYHQKNCPKCGEEVIKKDMGKGKRTSFFCENDQKLY from the coding sequence ATGCCTGAAGGTCCCACAATTGTTTTAATGAAAGAAGATCTACAAAAATTTGTAGGTGAAAAGGTAATTGAAGCTGATGGAAGCGAAATTCCTGAAACTCCCGAAGTAAAAGGAGAAATTCTGCGTGAAATAAAAACTTTTGGAAAGCAAACTTATTTGATTTTCGATACAATTATTTTTAAAATTCATCTATTGATGTTTGGCTCTTACAGTTTGTATAAAAGAAAAGATATCGACACGCTCCGATTGGGACTGACTTTTAAAGATGGCGGAATGTATTTTTATACGTGTTCGGTAAAAATTGTGGATGAAAGTTTTCTTAAGAAAATCGATTGGGAAGCAGATGTTATGAGCAACAAATGGAACCCGGAAAAAACTGAAAAAGTTTTAAAAGAAAATCCTAAAATGATGATTTGTGATGCTTTGATGAATCAGGATATTTTTTCAGGAGTGGGAAACATCATTAAAAATGAAGCTTTATTCAGAGTTGGAATTCATCCGGAAAGTCTGATTGGAAATTTGCCTCCGAAAAAATTAAAGGAAATCATTTCAGAAGCGAGAAATTACAGTTTCGATTTCAAAAAATGGAAAAAAGCGAATATCTTGAGTAAACACTTTCAGATTTATCATCAGAAAAACTGCCCAAAATGTGGTGAAGAGGTTATTAAAAAAGATATGGGAAAAGGAAAACGCACAAGTTTCTTCTGCGAAAACGACCAGAAACTGTATTAA
- a CDS encoding deoxyguanosinetriphosphate triphosphohydrolase, which yields MNLNQIFTSQRTGNNPNTTASRTDFQRDFDRIIFSSAFRRLQNKTQVFPLPGSVFVHNRLTHSLEVSSVGRSLGSVIGEFIAENFKSDLTEDSKNFYNHNLGNVIAAACLCHDVGNPAFGHSGEDAIASYFDRNENDLKPKFNEKEWADLVNFEGNANAIRVLAQQQNGKDAGGTQLTFATLASIAKYPCEAIAKKKGIIHRKKFGFFQNEKDIFLEIAKGTNLISESEEPYIFKRHPFVWLVEAADDICYNIIDMEDAHRLGIVSTADCTNLFFELVKSETDDVDRVKRKLDSIGNDNEKISYLRAKVINALINKSISMYKQNFDKILEGNLDKALLDIYKSENKALQDIESFSVEKIYNHKAVVEIENAGYNVMYELLDHFIPSILKSEDKIKSYDTKALKLIPKQFIYEEGSDYQKVLGVIDFVSGMTDNYATDLYRKIKGIDIGMTM from the coding sequence ATGAATTTGAACCAAATTTTTACCAGTCAGCGTACCGGTAACAATCCAAATACTACAGCTTCAAGAACAGATTTTCAGAGAGATTTTGATCGAATTATCTTTTCTTCGGCTTTCAGAAGACTACAAAATAAAACGCAGGTTTTTCCACTTCCGGGAAGTGTTTTTGTACATAATAGACTTACACATTCTTTAGAGGTTTCTTCTGTCGGAAGGAGTTTAGGAAGCGTGATCGGCGAATTTATTGCTGAAAATTTTAAAAGTGACCTTACAGAAGATTCAAAGAATTTTTACAACCATAATTTAGGAAATGTAATTGCTGCAGCCTGTCTTTGTCATGATGTGGGGAACCCCGCTTTCGGACATTCCGGTGAAGATGCAATTGCCAGTTATTTCGACCGAAATGAAAATGATCTGAAGCCTAAATTTAATGAAAAAGAATGGGCTGATCTGGTTAATTTTGAAGGAAATGCCAATGCGATTCGAGTTTTAGCACAACAGCAAAACGGAAAAGATGCAGGAGGAACTCAATTAACGTTTGCAACTTTAGCAAGTATTGCAAAATATCCCTGTGAAGCCATTGCCAAGAAAAAAGGCATTATCCACAGAAAAAAATTCGGATTTTTTCAGAATGAAAAAGATATTTTCCTTGAAATTGCAAAAGGAACAAATTTAATTTCAGAAAGCGAAGAACCGTATATTTTTAAAAGGCATCCTTTCGTTTGGTTGGTAGAAGCTGCCGATGATATTTGCTACAATATCATCGATATGGAAGATGCACACAGATTGGGTATCGTTTCAACAGCCGATTGTACAAACTTGTTTTTTGAGCTGGTAAAATCAGAAACTGATGATGTTGACAGAGTAAAAAGAAAGCTGGATTCTATAGGAAATGACAACGAAAAGATTTCTTATTTAAGAGCAAAGGTTATTAATGCTTTGATTAATAAATCGATTTCGATGTACAAGCAAAACTTTGATAAAATTCTTGAAGGGAACCTTGATAAAGCCTTGCTTGATATTTATAAAAGTGAAAATAAAGCTTTACAGGATATCGAAAGCTTTTCAGTCGAAAAAATATACAATCATAAAGCAGTTGTGGAAATTGAAAATGCAGGGTACAATGTAATGTACGAATTGCTTGATCATTTTATTCCGTCAATTTTGAAGTCTGAAGATAAAATTAAATCTTACGACACCAAAGCTTTAAAATTAATTCCAAAACAGTTTATTTACGAAGAAGGTAGCGATTATCAGAAAGTTCTTGGTGTGATTGATTTTGTTTCGGGAATGACTGATAATTACGCAACTGACCTTTATCGAAAAATAAAAGGAATTGATATCGGGATGACGATGTAG
- a CDS encoding sensor histidine kinase, whose product MNCKSKELNDTMVIDFLVEDRYRLLRHVVSAICFFIFLYFADFWHWYKEGYRYFVLLFVFVSLIGMAYINIYVLVPLFFFKTRYVIYFLLLFTLGIVGLNLIGNCFEIFFAEYKIEGLENDARRGGLYEGIMICIPIILVSTTVKLIQKWTKDNMRIVELSNLTLKMELNELRNQINPHFLFNMMNNVKALIRTDPEKATVVIMKLSEFLRYQLYENNEEKTLLTSEIDFLSNFLNLEKIRREDFQIYIDSKTDKRTLNSTFIPPNLFTTFVENAVKHSVDISGKGSYVKVNIEIKDKTLHFECRNSQNSEFPIPETIYSGLGLVNIKRRLELLYQNTFTLEICSTTNEYIVHLIIPV is encoded by the coding sequence ATGAATTGCAAGTCTAAAGAATTAAACGATACCATGGTGATTGATTTTCTGGTGGAAGATCGTTACCGTTTGTTGAGGCACGTTGTTTCTGCGATTTGTTTCTTTATATTTCTGTACTTCGCAGATTTTTGGCATTGGTACAAAGAAGGCTACCGATATTTTGTTCTGCTTTTCGTTTTTGTATCGTTGATTGGGATGGCATATATCAATATCTATGTTTTAGTGCCGCTTTTCTTCTTTAAAACCCGTTATGTAATTTACTTTTTATTGCTTTTCACTTTGGGAATTGTTGGTCTCAATCTGATCGGGAACTGTTTTGAGATCTTCTTTGCAGAATATAAAATTGAAGGTCTGGAGAATGACGCTCGACGAGGTGGGCTTTATGAAGGAATTATGATCTGTATTCCGATTATTTTGGTGAGTACAACGGTGAAACTTATTCAGAAATGGACAAAAGATAACATGAGAATTGTAGAACTGAGCAATTTGACGTTGAAAATGGAACTTAATGAATTGCGAAATCAGATCAACCCACATTTCTTATTTAATATGATGAATAATGTGAAAGCTTTAATAAGAACAGATCCTGAAAAAGCAACCGTTGTCATTATGAAGTTATCAGAATTCCTGCGTTATCAGCTTTATGAAAACAACGAAGAAAAAACGTTACTCACTTCCGAAATTGATTTTTTGTCTAATTTTCTGAACCTTGAAAAAATAAGAAGAGAAGATTTCCAAATTTATATCGACAGCAAAACCGATAAAAGAACTTTAAACAGCACCTTCATTCCGCCTAATTTATTTACCACGTTTGTAGAAAATGCCGTCAAACACAGTGTAGACATCAGTGGAAAAGGATCTTATGTGAAAGTGAATATCGAAATTAAAGATAAAACTCTTCACTTTGAATGCCGAAATTCTCAAAATTCAGAGTTTCCAATTCCCGAAACTATTTACAGCGGACTTGGATTGGTAAATATCAAAAGAAGATTGGAGCTGCTTTACCAAAACACTTTTACGCTGGAAATTTGTTCCACCACAAACGAATATATTGTTCACCTAATAATTCCTGTATGA
- a CDS encoding DUF962 domain-containing protein, translating to MSERIKTYDEFYEFYLGEHKKLGTRIFHFLGILFVFLVIGFVIYTGKERFLWYIPIFGYGFAWLSHAFIERNKPATFKYPLWSLMSDFKLFFELLIGKQKFNGKQP from the coding sequence ATGTCTGAAAGAATAAAAACATATGATGAGTTCTATGAGTTTTACCTCGGTGAACACAAAAAATTAGGAACCAGGATTTTTCATTTTCTTGGAATTTTATTTGTATTTCTCGTCATCGGTTTTGTAATATACACCGGTAAAGAAAGGTTCTTATGGTATATTCCGATATTTGGATATGGTTTTGCCTGGCTCAGTCATGCTTTTATTGAAAGAAATAAACCTGCCACTTTCAAATATCCGCTTTGGTCTTTAATGTCTGATTTTAAACTGTTTTTTGAGCTTTTAATAGGAAAACAGAAATTTAATGGAAAACAACCTTGA
- a CDS encoding nucleotidyltransferase domain-containing protein encodes MEVTNINVKLIEIIKNSNSQNLQIYLFGSYLTGSYYEDIDILIIYGDYDAMKSIKKKINHELTEFFPHITCLTFEEEIELSFIKKSNAKKIAI; translated from the coding sequence ATGGAGGTAACTAACATTAATGTGAAATTAATTGAGATAATAAAGAATTCTAATTCTCAAAATTTACAAATTTATCTTTTTGGGTCATATCTTACTGGAAGCTATTATGAAGACATAGATATTCTGATAATTTATGGAGATTATGATGCAATGAAAAGTATTAAGAAGAAAATAAATCATGAACTTACTGAATTTTTTCCTCATATAACATGTCTAACTTTTGAGGAAGAGATAGAACTAAGTTTTATCAAAAAATCTAATGCCAAAAAAATTGCAATATAA